Part of the Thermodesulfovibrionales bacterium genome, TCGAAGAGATGCGGTCCCAGGTCTCTCTGTCGATCTCGTCGATGAAATCCGAGATCGGGAAATCCCTGCCGCATTCCATGCAGCGAAAGATCACCGACTTTCAGCCGGCAATAAGCTTCAGTTCTCCCTTACATGCTCTGCATTTCATCAGAAATCCTTAATCGGGCTAAGTCGGAATTAGTCGAATGCTGTTACAGAGAGGAGCCGGTGCTGCTCCCGCTGTTGTTTTCCGTTCATTGTGACCTAACCATTGAGAGCGTCCACGAGCTGCATCGAGATAACCTTCGATACTCCGGGTTCTTCCATCGTCACGCCATAGAGATAGTCTGCCGCTTCCATCGTTATCCTGTTATGGGTCACGACGATGAACTGTATCTTATCGGAGAGGTCCCTCAGCATCTTGCCGAACCGTCCGACATTCGCCTCGTCGAGAGGGGCGTCGACCTCGTCAAGGATGCAGAGCGGAGAAGGCTTGATGAGAAAACTGGCGAATAACAGGGAGAGCGCGGTAAGGGCCTTTTCTCCTCCCGAGAGGAGGTTGATGTTCTGGAGTTTCTTCCCCGGCGGCTGGGCGACAATCTCGATGCCGGTGTCGAGGATGCTCTGCTCGTCGGTGAGGATG contains:
- a CDS encoding AAA family ATPase — protein: KQQDDLNKSIAELEEAITKINSTTRKKLREAYELLNAKFAEVFVYLFGGGKAELILTDEQSILDTGIEIVAQPPGKKLQNINLLSGGEKALTALSLLFASFLIKPSPLCILDEVDAPLDEANVGRFGKMLRDLSDKIQFIVVTHNRITMEAADYLYGVTMEEPGVSKVISMQLVDALNG